Proteins from a genomic interval of Crassostrea angulata isolate pt1a10 chromosome 7, ASM2561291v2, whole genome shotgun sequence:
- the LOC128156231 gene encoding ATP synthase subunit C lysine N-methyltransferase-like, whose amino-acid sequence MEPIVNEASSTSSKPKEKSYSGYVITGTLAGVVFGIHLIAGPFITPALRRICLPFVPATEEQVENVFRALKGRKGKFVDLGSGDGRLVREAAKRNFTAHGVEMNIWLVLYSKFKTYRQGLSSKATYSRTDLWKHSLKQYDNIVIFGVQNMMKELEKKIIAECKEDVRVVACRFPLPNIEPEAEIGSDVNTVWLYKIPKT is encoded by the exons ATGGAACCCATTGTAAACGAGGCCAGTTCAACCAGCAGCAAGCCGAAGGAAAAGTCGTACTCAG GCTACGTAATAACTGGAACTTTAGCAGGAGTTGTATTTGGTATTCACCTGATTGCTGGGCCATTTATTACCCCAGCCCTCAGGAGGATATGCCTCCCCTTTGTACCCGCCACAGAAGAGCAGGTGGAGAATGTGTTCCGGGCTCTTAAAGGCAGGAAGGGCAAGTTTGTGGATCTGGGTAGTGGAGATGGCAGGCTG GTAAGAGAAGCTGCCAAGAGGAATTTCACAGCTCATGGAGTTGAGATGAATATTTGGCTGGTGCTCTACTCAAAGTTTAAGACATACAGACAAGGTCTGAGTTCAAAAGCCACATACAGCAGAACAGATCTATGGAAG CATAGCCTCAAACAGTATGATAACATTGTTATATTTGGAGTTCAGAATATG ATGAAAGAACTTGAGAAGAAGATCATCGCAGAATGTAAAGAAGATGTACGGGTTGTTGCCTGCAGATTTCCTCTACCAAACATCGAACCCGAAGCAGAAATAGGAAGTGACGTCAATACAGTGTGGCTCTATAAAATACCCAAAACTTGA
- the LOC128156233 gene encoding 60S ribosomal protein L28-like: MASPDLQWLIIRNNSSFLLKGNGQTYSREQNNLKSKNSFRYNGLVNRQTVGVVPAKDGKGVVLVTKKSKAGKRPGSSYNKVELKRGSRQTFSTIRKTLRNNSYRKDLKMAAVRRASALLKSQKPVVVKKSGLKSK; encoded by the exons ATGGCTTCCCCAGACCTTCAGTGGTTGATCATCAGAAACAACTCCAGTTTTCTGTTAAAAGGAAACGGACAAACATACAGCAGG GAGCAAAATAACCTTAAATCCAAAAACTCCTTCCGTTACAATGGACTGGTCAACCGTCAGACTGTTGGGGTTGTCCCAGCCAAGGATGGAAAGGGGGTTGTCCTCGTAACAAAGAAGTCGAAGG CTGGTAAACGCCCTGGATCAAGCTACAACAAAGTAGAGCTAAAACGAGGGTCCCGCCAAACCTTCAGCACTATCAGAAAAACCCTTCGTAACAACAGCTACAGAAAGGATCTGAAAATG GCTGCTGTAAGAAGGGCCAGTGCTCTCTTGAAGAGCCAGAAACCAGTTGTTGTAAAGAAAAGTGGACTGAAGTCTAAGTGA